One Brachyspira suanatina DNA segment encodes these proteins:
- a CDS encoding methyl-accepting chemotaxis protein: MNNKVSLNIKISLFILIPVITIILVFGIINTIYTYKMTEQMTLFIISQMAEKEVYEIESIINLELNYLNNLKYSVENLYNYNVRQRNTYEYLMNSMANEMSTNAVSVSLIFFTNAIDNDNMYINAPLYKDIEGRLGIYFVKDGNSINRINMEESDLQYSYFDTIVETKKPYITTLNYYPIQGKYMPMYTYSIPIFSKDGNMFAVSSLKISLDNIIFYEDTNGFTISLFNEKGDIMYCTTDIYSIGENITNLSEVYESSDLENTIYSNNTIWKESFNKKNSSKYFNFYTSLHIFDDLYWGIELAVDSKAHFFNHYEIIIMTWIIVAIIIILIFIIVPFIINKRVLLVMNNLNDNITKIKEGDISWSVSENYLKMNDEMGDMSREINNTVVYLNDLITAVKGSANKISEDSNNISEVVDQINDCCNNNEIEQNHNFKLINNVNENLKSLLEESRELQKIIKYFKLKE, encoded by the coding sequence ATGAACAATAAAGTAAGTTTAAATATCAAAATAAGTTTATTTATTTTAATACCTGTTATAACAATAATATTAGTATTTGGTATTATAAATACAATATATACATATAAAATGACAGAACAAATGACATTGTTTATAATATCTCAGATGGCTGAAAAAGAAGTATATGAAATAGAAAGTATTATTAATTTGGAATTAAATTATCTTAATAATTTAAAATATTCTGTAGAAAATTTATATAATTATAATGTAAGACAAAGAAATACATATGAATATTTAATGAATAGTATGGCAAATGAAATGAGTACTAATGCTGTTTCTGTATCTTTAATCTTTTTTACTAATGCAATTGATAATGATAATATGTATATTAATGCTCCTCTGTATAAAGATATTGAAGGTAGATTAGGAATATATTTTGTTAAGGATGGAAATAGTATAAACAGAATCAATATGGAAGAATCAGATTTGCAGTATAGTTATTTTGATACAATTGTAGAAACTAAAAAGCCTTATATTACAACATTAAACTACTATCCTATACAAGGAAAATATATGCCTATGTATACATATTCAATACCAATATTTTCTAAAGATGGTAATATGTTTGCTGTATCATCATTGAAAATATCTTTAGATAATATAATATTTTATGAAGATACAAACGGATTCACAATATCTCTATTTAATGAAAAAGGTGATATTATGTACTGTACTACAGACATATATAGTATAGGAGAAAATATTACTAATTTATCAGAAGTATATGAAAGCAGCGATTTAGAAAATACTATATATTCTAATAATACTATTTGGAAAGAATCTTTTAATAAGAAAAATTCGAGTAAATATTTTAATTTTTATACATCTCTACACATTTTTGATGATCTATATTGGGGAATAGAATTAGCTGTTGATAGTAAGGCACATTTTTTTAATCATTATGAAATTATAATAATGACCTGGATTATAGTGGCAATAATAATTATTTTGATATTTATTATTGTTCCGTTTATTATTAATAAAAGAGTATTATTAGTAATGAATAATTTAAATGATAATATTACAAAAATAAAAGAAGGTGATATATCTTGGAGTGTTTCTGAAAACTATTTAAAAATGAATGATGAAATGGGAGATATGAGCAGAGAAATTAATAATACGGTTGTATATTTAAATGATTTGATTACTGCTGTAAAAGGTAGTGCTAATAAAATTTCTGAAGATTCAAATAATATATCTGAAGTTGTAGATCAAATTAATGATTGCTGCAATAACAATGAAATAGAACAAAATCATAATTTTAAGCTTATAAATAATGTAAATGAAAATTTGAAATCTCTTTTGGAAGAATCAAGAGAATTGCAAAAAATAATAAAATATTTTAAACTAAAAGAATAA
- a CDS encoding methyl-accepting chemotaxis protein, whose protein sequence is MFKRVSLQVKISLIILIPLLIMIAISNIVNIIYVQNASSKLSYKILEEVAKGEGNKLTAVVKEDLYQITGLKYTIENMYNSGITDRNSYEAVVKNFFSILPETVVGVMLAFEPNIVGNDAAYSNIYPLTKGQQTYYISRTSANNIEERALSASDINADYYKEPISKAREYLSGIYDFDLGNNDIVKMYTWAIPIMYQNKPIGVITADIKIETLNPTMKNIQPFVNSEGLLYDHYGNVLYDAGETENLGKNIYDLYSHYKDYSVFEKVSSGGTVSFENYTSYYKGDATYYFVPLEVSDGQYWILEIMASSKDIFKESDIIRNVMIIISFIIIIIASIMIPIIIRSKVVNVIISLSKDMQKISKGDISFRISKEFLAMNDEWGDIAKSLDNIVNNLNKVVRTVKSAAEKVSTEANQVLEGNNDLAQRTESQASSLEETAASMNEMASAIKESAESVAQSTSMVSDAKESLNKAGAIVEDSVNKMNDVYEASAKIMDITKLIEGIAFQTNILALNASVEAARAGEQGRGFAVVASEVRNLAQNTQESVKSITALIADSNEKTNLASESVRESKEIFEDISIKMDSASNIMDRINVASQEQQKGIEQVDSAITNMDSSVQKNAALVEEATAASQALLNEANELIDVIEYFKLQ, encoded by the coding sequence ATGTTTAAAAGAGTAAGTCTTCAAGTGAAGATTAGTTTAATTATATTAATACCATTATTAATAATGATAGCAATATCAAATATAGTAAATATTATTTATGTACAAAATGCAAGCAGTAAATTATCATATAAAATATTAGAGGAAGTAGCTAAAGGAGAGGGAAATAAATTAACTGCTGTAGTTAAAGAAGATCTTTATCAAATAACTGGTTTGAAATATACAATAGAAAATATGTACAATTCTGGCATTACAGATAGAAATTCTTATGAGGCTGTAGTTAAGAATTTTTTTAGCATTCTGCCTGAAACTGTAGTCGGAGTTATGTTGGCTTTTGAACCTAATATAGTTGGTAATGATGCGGCATATAGCAATATTTATCCTTTAACAAAAGGGCAGCAAACTTATTATATATCAAGAACATCTGCAAATAATATTGAGGAAAGAGCTTTATCTGCTAGTGATATAAATGCTGATTATTATAAAGAGCCTATATCAAAGGCTAGGGAGTATTTATCTGGTATATATGACTTTGATCTTGGAAACAATGATATAGTAAAAATGTATACTTGGGCAATACCTATAATGTATCAAAATAAGCCTATAGGTGTTATAACTGCTGATATAAAAATAGAAACATTAAATCCTACTATGAAAAATATACAACCTTTTGTAAATTCAGAGGGATTATTATATGATCATTATGGTAATGTATTATATGATGCTGGAGAAACAGAAAATTTAGGTAAAAATATATATGATTTATATTCTCATTACAAAGATTATAGTGTATTTGAGAAAGTATCAAGCGGTGGTACAGTATCATTTGAAAATTATACATCTTATTATAAAGGAGATGCAACGTATTATTTTGTTCCTTTAGAGGTGTCAGATGGACAATATTGGATACTTGAAATAATGGCTTCAAGTAAAGATATTTTCAAAGAAAGTGATATTATAAGAAATGTTATGATAATTATATCTTTTATTATTATTATTATAGCATCTATAATGATTCCAATTATAATTAGAAGTAAAGTTGTGAATGTAATAATTTCTTTATCTAAAGATATGCAGAAAATTTCTAAAGGAGATATATCATTTAGAATATCTAAAGAATTCCTTGCTATGAATGATGAGTGGGGAGATATAGCTAAAAGTTTAGATAATATAGTTAATAATTTAAATAAAGTTGTTAGAACGGTAAAAAGTGCTGCTGAAAAAGTTTCTACTGAAGCAAATCAGGTTTTGGAAGGTAATAATGATTTAGCTCAAAGAACAGAGTCTCAGGCTTCAAGTTTGGAGGAAACAGCAGCATCTATGAATGAAATGGCTAGTGCTATAAAAGAATCAGCTGAGAGTGTTGCCCAGAGCACTTCTATGGTATCAGATGCTAAAGAATCTTTGAATAAAGCTGGGGCTATAGTAGAGGACAGTGTTAATAAAATGAATGATGTATATGAAGCAAGTGCTAAAATAATGGATATCACTAAACTTATAGAAGGAATAGCTTTTCAAACTAATATACTTGCTCTTAATGCGTCAGTAGAGGCGGCACGTGCTGGAGAACAAGGACGCGGATTTGCTGTAGTAGCCAGCGAAGTAAGAAATTTAGCCCAGAATACCCAAGAGTCAGTAAAAAGTATTACAGCTTTAATAGCTGATAGTAATGAAAAAACAAATTTGGCTTCTGAAAGTGTAAGAGAATCTAAAGAAATATTTGAAGATATATCTATAAAAATGGATAGTGCTTCTAATATAATGGATAGAATAAATGTAGCTTCTCAGGAACAGCAAAAGGGAATAGAGCAAGTTGATTCTGCTATTACAAATATGGATTCTTCTGTACAGAAAAATGCTGCTTTGGTAGAAGAGGCTACAGCGGCTTCTCAAGCATTACTTAATGAGGCTAATGAACTTATAGATGTCATTGAATATTTTAAATTGCAGTAA
- a CDS encoding methyl-accepting chemotaxis protein — MVKKFSLQIKISLAILIPLLIMLIISNAVNIAYVKSASKKLSYRVLEESSKGEAAKLLSYMEEDLYSLVGLERVIRGLYNDGTLSRAFYERLLYSFFDELPKKVNSLLIIFEPNTIGNDSDYTNSEKYGPANGRFNYYLSRDDNSKIRSSHFDTKIFQNDTYKKTLSTGETYISDVYKSPVNDKDLFYTWAVPIKTSNRVIGVICLEVNVNYINDLLSKINPFDGSTITLFDNVGTIAYDSDKAAYISKTLDEIYPYYKEHDVFNKIIRGENLLFENFSGTLKKFYTYSFTPVEISKGKYWGLKITAPNDVILKDSNIIRNIMFIISALIVVISSIIVPLIIKKKVTKIIGYTARDITRISNGDISFHISDGFLKLNDEWGDIARGLENTLKNLGNVVSIVKNSAEQVSNAANEVLIGNNDLSQRTETQASSLEETAASMNEMASAIKESAEGVSQSTSMVMDVKECVNKAGLIIEDSVNKMDAVYESSAKIMDITKLIEGIAFQTNILALNASVEAARAGDQGRGFAVVASEVRNLAQNTQESVKNITSLITDSNDKIKLAANSVQESQTIFNEILEKMDNVSNIMDKINTASQEQEKGIDQVNTAIDNMDSSVQKNAALVSEATSASESLLSEAKDLIKAIEYFKLKN, encoded by the coding sequence ATGGTTAAGAAATTTAGTCTTCAAATAAAAATTAGTTTAGCTATATTGATACCATTATTGATTATGCTTATTATTTCAAATGCGGTAAATATCGCTTATGTAAAATCAGCTAGTAAAAAATTATCTTATAGGGTATTAGAGGAAAGTTCAAAAGGAGAAGCGGCTAAATTATTATCATATATGGAAGAAGATTTATATTCTCTTGTTGGGTTAGAAAGAGTTATAAGAGGATTATACAATGATGGTACTTTAAGCAGAGCATTTTATGAAAGACTTTTATATAGTTTTTTTGATGAACTTCCTAAAAAAGTTAATAGTTTGCTTATAATATTTGAACCTAATACAATAGGCAATGATTCAGATTATACAAATTCAGAAAAATATGGTCCTGCAAATGGACGTTTTAATTATTATTTATCAAGAGACGATAACTCTAAAATTCGAAGTTCACATTTTGATACAAAGATTTTTCAAAATGATACATATAAAAAAACTTTAAGCACAGGAGAAACATATATATCTGATGTATATAAATCACCTGTCAATGATAAAGATTTATTCTATACTTGGGCTGTACCAATAAAAACATCAAATAGAGTCATAGGAGTAATATGTTTGGAAGTGAATGTAAATTACATTAATGATTTATTGTCTAAAATAAATCCATTTGATGGATCAACAATTACGCTGTTTGATAATGTTGGAACTATAGCTTATGATAGTGATAAAGCTGCTTATATATCTAAAACACTTGATGAAATATATCCATACTATAAAGAGCATGATGTATTTAATAAAATAATACGAGGCGAAAATTTATTATTTGAAAATTTTAGCGGAACATTAAAAAAATTTTATACATACTCATTTACTCCTGTAGAAATATCTAAAGGAAAATATTGGGGATTGAAAATAACTGCTCCTAATGATGTTATATTAAAAGATTCTAATATTATAAGAAATATAATGTTTATAATATCAGCATTAATAGTTGTAATAAGTTCTATAATAGTTCCTTTAATAATAAAGAAAAAAGTAACAAAAATAATAGGATATACAGCAAGAGATATTACTAGGATATCCAATGGAGATATATCTTTCCATATTTCAGATGGATTTTTAAAATTGAATGATGAATGGGGGGATATTGCAAGAGGATTAGAAAATACTTTAAAAAATTTAGGAAATGTAGTTTCCATTGTAAAAAATTCTGCAGAACAAGTTTCAAATGCTGCAAATGAGGTTTTAATAGGAAATAATGACTTATCTCAAAGGACAGAAACACAAGCCTCTAGTTTGGAAGAAACAGCAGCGTCTATGAATGAAATGGCTAGTGCTATAAAAGAATCAGCAGAAGGCGTATCACAAAGTACATCTATGGTAATGGATGTTAAAGAATGTGTAAATAAAGCAGGTCTAATAATAGAAGATAGTGTTAATAAAATGGATGCTGTTTATGAATCAAGTGCTAAAATAATGGATATTACTAAACTTATAGAAGGAATAGCTTTTCAAACTAATATACTTGCCCTTAATGCTTCAGTAGAGGCAGCGCGTGCTGGAGATCAGGGAAGAGGTTTTGCTGTGGTAGCCAGCGAAGTAAGAAATTTGGCTCAAAATACTCAGGAATCAGTAAAAAACATTACTTCTTTGATAACAGACAGTAATGATAAGATAAAATTAGCAGCAAACAGCGTACAAGAATCACAAACTATATTCAATGAAATATTAGAAAAGATGGATAATGTTTCTAATATAATGGATAAGATTAATACAGCATCACAAGAGCAGGAAAAAGGTATTGATCAAGTTAATACTGCTATTGATAATATGGATTCATCTGTACAAAAAAATGCAGCTTTAGTATCTGAGGCTACTTCTGCTTCCGAATCTCTACTTAGTGAGGCTAAAGATTTAATCAAGGCTATAGAGTATTTTAAATTAAAAAATTAA
- a CDS encoding methyl-accepting chemotaxis protein — protein MFKKFGLQFRISLLILSIFFAMIIVSSLVNIILVNNANRAKSLSYLKKSVEAESYRGQNILKIELNYLNELASSLEDLYNIGIRDRNTYLNVVSNCVKKDEASIIAMGFLFNKDLIDNDADYTNNEFYRDIKGQFGVYLSKNNGNVIQQKFAASELNADYFVNAKTTLKPYITPLYSYNIAGNNIDIYTWSVPIFDNSGKNIGVVVADVTPQSLGKSIEKIKPYAESKVILFDTAGNLVYNAGRSDGIGKNGYEVYEWYKTLGIIEKVHSGESLNFEHFTTVFNEVGTYVVSPINMLDGYNWGIEILTPSRVIQAETRYIRNTMILILVFILIVSLIITPIIIKKKVSNIIILLAKDIVAMSTGDLTIEIPKGFEKRTDEWGDIARGWGKAMSNFNNVINTVKHSAEQVSTAANEVLIGNNDLSQRTETQASSLEETAASMNEMASAIKESAESVAQSTSMVSDAKESLNKAGTIIEDSVNKMNDVYESSSKIMDITKLIEGIAFQTNILALNASVEAARAGDQGRGFAVVASEVRNLAQNTQESVKSITSLITDSNDKIKLAANSVQESQSIFNEILEKMDRASSIMDRINIAAQEQEKGIDQVNIAISNMDASVQKNAALVSEATSASESLLSEANDLLKAISYFNLKD, from the coding sequence ATGTTTAAGAAATTTGGTTTGCAATTTAGAATTAGTTTGCTTATACTTTCAATTTTTTTTGCTATGATTATAGTCTCTAGTCTTGTAAATATAATTCTTGTTAATAATGCTAACAGAGCAAAATCTTTAAGTTATCTTAAAAAATCAGTGGAAGCAGAATCTTACAGAGGTCAAAATATATTAAAAATAGAACTTAATTATTTAAATGAATTGGCATCTTCATTGGAAGATTTATATAATATAGGTATAAGAGATAGAAATACTTACTTAAATGTAGTAAGTAATTGTGTTAAAAAAGATGAAGCAAGTATTATTGCTATGGGGTTTCTATTTAATAAAGATTTGATAGATAATGATGCGGATTATACTAATAATGAATTTTATAGGGATATAAAAGGACAATTTGGAGTATATCTTTCTAAAAATAATGGTAATGTAATACAGCAGAAATTTGCTGCTTCTGAATTAAATGCTGATTATTTTGTTAATGCTAAGACTACATTAAAACCATATATAACCCCTTTATATTCATATAATATAGCTGGAAATAATATTGATATATATACTTGGTCTGTACCTATTTTTGATAATAGTGGAAAAAATATAGGAGTTGTTGTTGCTGATGTAACACCTCAAAGTCTTGGCAAATCTATAGAAAAAATAAAACCTTATGCAGAAAGTAAAGTAATACTTTTTGATACTGCAGGTAATTTGGTATATAATGCTGGTAGATCTGATGGTATAGGAAAAAATGGGTATGAAGTTTATGAATGGTATAAGACTTTAGGAATAATAGAAAAAGTGCATTCTGGAGAATCTTTAAATTTTGAGCATTTTACAACAGTGTTTAATGAAGTTGGTACTTATGTTGTATCTCCTATAAATATGCTTGACGGATATAATTGGGGTATAGAAATTCTTACTCCAAGCAGAGTTATACAGGCAGAAACAAGATATATTAGAAATACAATGATATTAATATTAGTTTTTATATTAATTGTTTCTTTGATTATTACACCTATAATAATTAAGAAAAAAGTGTCAAATATAATAATACTTTTAGCCAAAGATATAGTTGCCATGTCTACCGGAGATTTAACTATAGAAATACCTAAAGGATTTGAAAAAAGAACTGATGAATGGGGAGATATAGCAAGAGGCTGGGGTAAAGCTATGAGTAATTTTAATAATGTAATAAACACAGTAAAGCATTCGGCAGAGCAGGTTTCTACAGCAGCAAATGAAGTTTTGATAGGAAATAATGACTTATCCCAAAGAACAGAAACACAAGCTTCTAGTTTGGAAGAAACAGCAGCATCTATGAATGAGATGGCTAGTGCTATAAAGGAATCTGCTGAGAGTGTTGCCCAGAGCACTTCTATGGTATCAGATGCTAAGGAATCTTTGAATAAAGCTGGAACGATAATAGAAGATAGTGTAAATAAAATGAATGACGTTTATGAATCTAGCTCTAAAATAATGGATATTACTAAACTTATAGAAGGAATAGCTTTTCAAACTAATATACTTGCACTTAATGCTTCAGTAGAGGCAGCACGTGCCGGAGATCAAGGAAGGGGGTTTGCTGTAGTAGCCAGTGAAGTAAGAAATCTTGCTCAAAATACTCAGGAGTCTGTAAAGAGCATTACTTCGTTAATTACAGATAGTAATGATAAAATAAAATTAGCAGCAAACAGCGTACAAGAATCACAAAGTATATTCAATGAAATATTAGAAAAAATGGATAGAGCTTCTTCTATAATGGATAGAATCAATATTGCCGCTCAGGAACAGGAGAAGGGAATAGATCAGGTTAATATTGCAATCAGTAATATGGATGCTTCTGTACAGAAAAATGCTGCTTTGGTATCAGAAGCCACTTCAGCATCAGAGTCTTTATTAAGTGAAGCTAATGATTTATTAAAAGCTATATCATATTTTAATTTAAAAGATTAA
- a CDS encoding MATE family efflux transporter translates to MSNEAVLDNNNLKSNELGNKPVVKLLFQLALPAIAAQIINVLYNVVDRMYIGHIPDIGAKALTGVGVTMPVIMAVSAFAYLISMGGSPRASIMMGKQDYDKAEEIVGNCTMTLIIISVTLTIILLLFSKPLLMVFGASENTIIYALRYLRIYSMGTIFVQLALGLNAFITAQGKAKTSMFTVLIGAITNIILDPIFIFVFNMDVRGAALATIISQAISCLWILSFMTSKRTVLKLKLKNLKISPNIILPCLALGFSPFIMQFTESILFVSFNTSLLKYGGDLAVGAMTILSSIMQFSFLPIMGLTQGAQPIISYNYGANNLNRVKSAFKILLISCLSFSFLMWFISEFFPYVFVRIFTSNEELIDYAIWALKIYMAASLIFGAQTACQQTFVALGNAKISAFLAILRKVILLIPLIFILPIFMENKVMAVLLAEPIADFLAVCTTVTLFTISFKKLLTTASDKLDAK, encoded by the coding sequence ATGAGTAATGAAGCAGTATTAGATAATAATAATTTAAAATCAAATGAGCTTGGAAATAAGCCTGTAGTAAAATTGCTTTTTCAGTTGGCACTTCCTGCAATAGCGGCACAAATAATAAATGTACTATATAATGTTGTAGATAGAATGTATATAGGACATATTCCTGATATTGGTGCAAAGGCTTTAACAGGGGTAGGTGTTACAATGCCTGTTATAATGGCTGTGTCTGCATTTGCATATCTTATCAGTATGGGAGGTTCTCCACGTGCTTCTATCATGATGGGAAAGCAGGATTATGATAAAGCAGAAGAGATAGTAGGCAACTGTACTATGACATTAATAATTATTTCAGTAACTTTAACTATAATATTATTATTATTTTCAAAACCTCTTCTTATGGTTTTCGGTGCGAGTGAAAATACTATCATATATGCATTAAGATATTTAAGAATATATTCTATGGGTACTATATTTGTTCAATTAGCTTTAGGACTCAATGCTTTTATCACTGCTCAGGGAAAGGCAAAAACAAGTATGTTTACTGTTTTAATAGGAGCAATTACTAATATAATATTAGACCCTATATTTATATTTGTATTTAATATGGATGTTAGAGGTGCGGCACTTGCCACCATTATATCTCAGGCTATATCATGCTTATGGATACTTTCTTTTATGACGTCAAAAAGAACTGTATTAAAATTAAAATTAAAAAATTTAAAAATATCTCCTAATATAATACTTCCATGCTTAGCTTTAGGATTTTCTCCATTTATAATGCAGTTTACAGAAAGTATTTTATTTGTATCTTTCAACACTTCACTTTTGAAATACGGCGGTGATTTGGCTGTTGGTGCTATGACAATATTAAGCAGTATTATGCAGTTTTCTTTTCTTCCTATAATGGGACTCACACAAGGAGCTCAGCCTATTATAAGTTATAATTATGGAGCAAATAATTTAAATAGGGTAAAATCTGCTTTTAAGATACTTTTAATAAGCTGTCTTTCTTTTTCTTTTTTAATGTGGTTTATATCAGAATTTTTTCCTTATGTTTTTGTTAGAATATTTACAAGCAATGAAGAATTAATAGATTATGCTATTTGGGCTTTAAAAATATACATGGCAGCTTCATTAATATTTGGGGCACAAACTGCATGTCAGCAAACATTTGTTGCTTTAGGGAACGCTAAAATATCCGCATTCCTAGCCATATTAAGAAAGGTAATATTATTGATACCGCTTATATTTATATTGCCTATATTTATGGAGAATAAAGTAATGGCAGTGCTTTTAGCAGAGCCTATAGCTGATTTTTTGGCGGTTTGTACAACAGTAACATTATTTACTATTTCTTTTAAAAAATTGCTTACTACTGCTAGTGACAAACTCGATGCAAAATAG
- a CDS encoding bifunctional metallophosphatase/5'-nucleotidase gives MKNLYILLIVSILILSCSNKANDQKVFTIVHMNDTHSKDKEFITVSKEDGTTNRYGGAARRKTFIDNVRKENENVIVMHAGDTITGSVFSIVYQGMDETELMNDMGIDVSTLGNHEFDFGIEQLNNIMSNRNFPTIACNVKVKATGENYVPPYIITNIKGVHVAIIGVLQSEKMNIIQGLDYIDIEEEISSLKNLLKEIPLNTTNDITILLSHAGFDTDKRIAQEIPNTFNIIVGGHTHTLLKNPVIIGKTTIVQAGQYGEYIGTIDVIFKNGKYAYPEYTLTRLDENIKEDETILAKIEEMQLEVDKEFNVEIARLPYELTDENVRNKSTALGNFVSDIVASSQDGIDIALINSGSLRGQLPSGKVTLGNMYEFFPFDNLIILTTLKGKDLKNILELSASRKGEGAFLQVSKDCIINFDSNGKLLESSIKGRTINDNEKYVVAVADYIFNGGEKYIDESGKPLFQYGENTIHTGLDIRDLIIKTLKEYQNVPENAIENTERIIFK, from the coding sequence ATGAAAAACTTATATATATTATTAATTGTTTCTATTTTAATTTTATCATGTTCTAATAAAGCTAATGATCAAAAAGTATTTACAATAGTTCATATGAATGATACGCATTCAAAAGATAAAGAATTTATTACTGTTTCAAAAGAAGATGGAACTACAAACAGATACGGCGGTGCTGCCAGAAGAAAAACTTTTATTGATAATGTAAGAAAAGAAAATGAAAATGTTATAGTAATGCATGCAGGAGATACTATCACAGGAAGCGTATTTTCTATTGTTTATCAGGGTATGGATGAAACCGAACTTATGAATGATATGGGTATTGATGTATCAACACTTGGTAATCATGAATTTGATTTCGGAATAGAACAATTAAATAATATTATGAGCAATAGAAATTTCCCTACAATAGCATGCAATGTCAAAGTAAAAGCCACAGGTGAAAACTATGTTCCACCATATATAATAACAAATATTAAAGGCGTACATGTTGCTATAATAGGAGTTTTGCAAAGTGAAAAAATGAATATAATTCAGGGACTTGATTATATAGATATAGAAGAAGAGATATCATCTTTAAAAAATCTTTTAAAAGAAATACCATTAAATACCACAAATGATATAACAATTTTACTAAGTCATGCCGGATTCGACACTGACAAAAGAATAGCACAGGAAATACCAAATACTTTTAATATAATAGTAGGAGGACATACTCATACTCTATTAAAGAATCCTGTTATTATAGGAAAAACAACAATAGTTCAGGCAGGACAATACGGAGAGTATATAGGTACTATTGATGTAATATTCAAAAACGGTAAATATGCTTATCCTGAATATACACTCACTAGATTAGATGAAAATATAAAAGAAGATGAAACTATATTGGCAAAAATAGAAGAAATGCAGCTTGAAGTAGATAAAGAGTTTAATGTTGAAATAGCAAGACTTCCTTATGAATTAACTGATGAAAATGTTAGAAATAAATCCACTGCTTTAGGAAATTTCGTTTCTGATATAGTAGCTTCATCTCAAGATGGTATTGATATAGCATTAATAAATTCAGGTTCTTTAAGAGGACAGCTTCCAAGCGGAAAAGTAACATTGGGAAATATGTATGAGTTTTTCCCATTCGATAATTTAATAATACTTACAACTTTAAAAGGAAAAGATTTAAAAAATATATTAGAATTATCTGCTTCAAGAAAAGGAGAAGGTGCATTTTTACAAGTTTCAAAAGACTGCATTATTAATTTTGACAGCAATGGAAAACTTTTAGAATCATCTATCAAAGGAAGAACTATAAATGACAATGAAAAATATGTTGTTGCTGTTGCTGATTATATATTTAATGGAGGCGAAAAATATATTGATGAAAGTGGAAAGCCTTTATTTCAGTACGGAGAAAATACTATACATACAGGGCTTGATATAAGAGATTTAATAATAAAAACTTTGAAAGAATATCAAAATGTTCCTGAAAATGCTATTGAGAATACAGAACGTATAATATTTAAATGA
- a CDS encoding rhodanese-like domain-containing protein, translating into MKRNLFIVIALLLTTIVCNAQTAKTNEAVYELDSVKVVNKNGLVLNDFISSWKADPNIILVDVRTPQEIKETGTIKGAMNIDYRAKGYSKKILSLDKTKKYFFYCKSGGRSGKTVQYLLDNGFKNVNYLKDAGYTELNAALKK; encoded by the coding sequence ATGAAAAGAAATCTTTTTATTGTTATCGCATTATTATTAACAACAATCGTATGTAATGCACAAACAGCAAAAACTAATGAGGCTGTGTACGAACTTGACAGTGTAAAAGTTGTTAATAAAAACGGCCTAGTTCTTAATGATTTTATATCATCATGGAAAGCTGATCCTAATATAATATTAGTTGATGTCAGAACTCCTCAGGAAATTAAAGAAACAGGAACTATAAAAGGTGCTATGAATATTGATTATAGAGCTAAAGGCTACAGCAAAAAAATATTATCATTAGATAAAACTAAAAAATATTTCTTCTATTGTAAGAGCGGCGGACGTTCAGGAAAAACAGTTCAGTATTTACTTGATAACGGATTTAAAAATGTAAATTATCTTAAAGATGCAGGATATACTGAATTAAATGCTGCTTTAAAAAAGTAA